Proteins found in one Acipenser ruthenus chromosome 18, fAciRut3.2 maternal haplotype, whole genome shotgun sequence genomic segment:
- the LOC117418281 gene encoding striatin-3-like: MDEHPGGGGIAAPRQQLQQQGNNNNVNSQPGAGGGAGMGQQQQDEMPRPQQYTIPGILHYIQHEWARFEMERAHWEVERAELQARIAFLQGERKGQENLKNDLVRRIKMLEYALKQERAKYHKLKYGTELNQGDLKMPTFESEETKETEVPAVPQNSQLTWKQGRQLLRQYLQEVGYTDTILDVRSQRVRSLLGLSGSEQNGSVETKNLEQILNGGESPAKQKGQDLKRNPGDVLETFNFLENADDSDEDDDDDEEGDLVSDITGGKQKHRINKKHKIKIGNEGLAADLPDDPDTEEALKEFDFLVTAEDGEGAGEARSSGDGTEWAEPLAFPSGGGKSFIMGSDDVLESVLGLGDLADLTVTNDADYSYDLPANKDAFRKTWNPKYTLRSHFDGVRSLVFHPVEPVLVTASEDHTLKLWNLQKTVPAKKSASLDVEPIYTFRAHVGPVLSLAISSNGEHCFSGGIDAAIQWWNMPSSNVDPYDTYDPNVLAGTFLGHTDAVWGLAFSGIKNRLLSCSADGTIRLWNSSEKSPCISTYNAEKEHGIPTSVDFNGCDPAHMVASFHNGNTVIYDLETSRPAVVLASQVDANSPLGSHINSVVSHPTLPVTITAHEDRHIKFFDNKTGKLIHAMVAHLDAVTSLAVDPNGIYLMSGSHDCSIRLWNLDSKTCVQEITAHRKKSDESIYDVAFHPSKAYIASAGADALAKVFV; the protein is encoded by the exons atggatgaaCACCCCGGAGGAGGCGGAATAGCCGCTCCAAGGCAGCAGCTGCAACAGCAAGGGAATAATAATAACGTGAATTCACAGCCTGGAGCTGGAGGGGGTGCCGGGATGGGACAGCAACAACAGGACGAGATGCCTCGTCCTCAGCAGTACACAATCCCGGGGATCCTACACTACATCCAGCACGAATGGGCCCGATTCGAGATGGAGAGGGCTCATTGGGAGGTCGAGAGGGCCGAGCTTCAG GCTCGGATAGCATTTCTACAAGGAGAAAGAAAGGGTCAAGAAAATTTAAAGAATGATCTAGTAAGAAGAATAAAAATGTTAGAATATGCATTAAAACAAGAAAG GGCAAAGTATCATAAATTAAAATACGGCACAGAATTAAATCAAGGTGACTTAAAGATGCCAACCTTTGAATCAG AAGAAACCAAAGAGACAGAGGTCCCAGCAGTACCTCAGAACAGCCAGTTAACATGGAAACAAGGCAGACAATTGCTTAGACA GTATCTTCAGGAAGTAGGTTACACAGATACAATATTAGATGTACGGTCCCAAAGGGTACGGTCTTTACTAGGGCTGTCGGGCTCTGAGCAAAATGGCTCAGTAGAGACAAAAAATCTGGAACAGATTCTCAATGGAGGAGAAtctccagcaaaacaaaagggacAAGACTTAAAAAG GAATCCAGGAGATGTTCTGGAAACATTTAACTTCTTAGAAAATGCAGATGACAGTGACGaagatgatgacgatgatgaagAGGGAGATCTTGTGTCAGACATCACAGGTGGAAAACAAAAGCACAGAATAAACAAGAAACATAAAATCAAG ATCGGTAATGAGGGACTGGCAGCAGACCTCCCTGATGATCCAGACACAGAGGAGGCCCTGAAGGAATTTGATTTCTTAGTGACAGCGGAAGATGGGGAAGGAGCTGGGGAAGCAAGAAGTTCAGGGGATGGAACAGAGTGGG ctGAGCCTTTAGCATTTCCATCTGGTGGTGGCAAGTCATTTATTATGGGTTCTGATGACGTGCTGGAAAGTGTCCTGGGCCTTGGTGACTTGGCAGATCTAACGGTTACAAATGATGCTGATTACAGCTATGAC TTGCCAGCTAATAAGGATGCCTTCAGGAAGACATGGAATCCCAAGTATACACTACGCAGCCACTTTGATGGAGTGAGATCCTTAGTGTTTCACCCAGTAGAGCCTGTGCTGGTAACAGCCTCTGAGGACCACACGCTGAAACTCTGGAACCTGCAGAAAACAGTTCCTGCCAAAAA GAGTGCATCATTAGATGTTGAGCCTATTTATACATTCAGAGCCCATGT AGGACCTGTATTGTCATTGGCAATCAGCTCCAATGGAGAACATTGTTTTAGTGGTGGTATTGATGCTGCTATTCAGTGGTGGAACATGCCCAGTTCTAATGTAGATCCTTATGACACATACG ATCCGAATGTTCTTGCTGGCACGTTTCTTGGCCACACAGATGCTGTATGGGGCCTTGCATTTAGTGGTATTAAGAACAGGCTGCTCTCCTGCTCAGCAGATGGCACTATTAGGTTATGGAATTCTTCAGAGAAGTCGCCTTGTATAAGCACATATAATGCAGAAAAGG AGCATGGAATTCCTACATCTGTTGATTTTAATGGATGTGACCCAGCTCACATGGTGGCCTCTTTTCATAATGGAAACACGGTTATTTATGATTTAGAGACATCTCGGCCAGCTGTGGTTTTGGCATCACAGGTGGATGCAA attcacCTTTAGGTAGTCATATAAACAGTGTGGTTAGTCATCCCACATTACCTGTTACAATTACCGCTCATGAAGATAGACACATCAAGTTCTTTGACAATAAAACAG GTAAACTGATCCATGCAATGGTGGCTCACCTGGATGCTGTTACAAGTCTGGCTGTGGATCCAAATGGAATCTACCTGATGTCAGGAA GCCATGACTGCTCTATTCGCCTTTGGAACCTGGACAGCAAGACGTGTGTACAGGAAATCACTGCCCACCGGAAAAAGTCGGATGAATCCATTTATGATGTAGCGTTCCATCCATCAAAGGCATATATAGCCAGTGCAGGAGCTGATGCCCTTGCCAAAGTGTTTGTGTAA